The Rhizoctonia solani chromosome 13, complete sequence nucleotide sequence ATTCTTCCCTACTGTCAATCCCACATATCCCTACAACCACTTGGGATTAAAGCCATGCCCAAGCGGCCTTTTCAGGAGATATCAGTAGACGAAATTGCTAACGCCATCAAAAACACATCCAACAAATCATCACCTGGTCTTTGGTTCTAACTACAGGCTGCTAAAGTGGGCTTTCTGGTACGACACATCACTGTTTGCCAGACTCTTCAATCTGTGCCTTAACATTGGATACCCCCCACTGTGCTGCGAAGCTGTGTCATTGCCCCATACCCAAACCCCGTCGCCAAGACATGTCCCTACCCAAGAACTACAGACCAATTGCCCTATTAGAAACCCTGTCTAAGCTCTTGGAGAAAGTCATTACCACCCGACTCACTTTTGAGGCTGGTAAACACACTCTCATCCCTCATAGCCAATTTGGAGGGAGGGATATCACATCTTGCACCGATGCAGGGATCTGCATGATCCATGACATCAAAACTCACTGGAAGTCAAATCACAGGGTCTCATCACCCCTTGACGTCTCTGGATACTTTAACAATGGACCACAGCAGACTTATATACACCTTAGACCGCATGGGATACTCCAACCAGATTTGCAATTGGCTCAAGTCATATCTCAGCCACAGAACCGCGCAGTTCAGGGTTGACGGGCACCTCTGCCCTCCCATTGCACTTCCCCCTGTGGGTATTCCCCAAGGTTCTCCACTATCCCCCATATTATCCTCCTTATACTCCACCCCCTTGCTTATTGCTGCACAAGACCCACACGCGCAATcctttgcatatattgatgacTTCACTATACTGGCTTGGGGAAGTCCCATGAGTATAATGTGTCTACTATGAGGCGGATAGCCACACGCGTGTCCAACACAGCTCTCCAACT carries:
- a CDS encoding Reverse transcriptase (RNA-dependent DNA polymerase), producing the protein MSLPKNYRPIALLETLSKLLEKVITTRLTFEAGKHTLIPHSQFGGRDITSCTDAGICMIHDIKTHWKSNHRVSSPLDVSGYFNNGPQQTYIHLRPHGILQPDLQLAQVISQPQNRAVQG